TAGAGAACCACTGATTCCCCTCCTCATCCACAAAAATATGGTTGATATAAGCACTTGTCAGCCCATTTTTCTGAGAGAACAGGAGAGAGTTCCCCAGGTTTCCGTTCTCATCCAGGTCGAACCTGTAGATTCCTTCGCTAAGACTGTTGATCCAGACTCTTCTGTCTCCATCGAAAACAATGGAAGCAATACTGGCATATTCTATTCCCTGACCCTGACCGATTTTTTCAACCCGGTATCCTGCCGGATCAAATCCCTCCCCGGTGATCCTGAATAATCCTTCATCCTCGGTTCCCGCCCAGTATTCGTTCTGATTCAGGGCACCTACCAGTTCCTGTACGCCCAGGTACTGAAGCCCGGGCAGTACCCCGGTATGGATGTAGATCTTCAGATCCTCATCGTACCTGTACAGACTCACTCCGTCCTGGGTGGCGACCAGCAGGGTGCCATCGGAGCTCTCCTGCATATCGTAAAGGAATTTGCCGGAAAAGGGATCCTCGGGATTTTCCGGATCCCGTTCATAAATAATCTTCAGATCCCTGTCAAGGACCAGTAGTCCGCTTTGCTGACAGAGTACCAGGATATTTCCGGACTTACTCTCCCTGATCGCGGTTATTTTGGAACGATGGTGATCACTGGGGGCGATGAGCCGGAAAGCCCCATCCCGGTAGACGGACAACAGGCCATTCTCATGTCCGAACCAGAGGCGCCCCCGGGAATCAAGCAAACTGGAATGTGCAATGCTGGTAGTTATGGAATCCCCCTTGAAATCATTTTCAAATTCGTTCCCGTCGAACCTGCACAATCCTGCCCCGGTGCCTATCCATAAGAAGCCCTGCGGATCCTGGTTAAGGGTATAGGTAAATTTGTCGAACAGGCCTTCATCCAGTCCGTAATTGGAGAACTGATAGGTCTGGGCAAGCCCGTACAGGGGAAGCAGGAAGATAAGAACGAAAACAGAGCGTCTTTTCACAGGAAATATTTTAGTTCATATTAGTCAATAGGAACAAACTCCACCTCTCCCCTGTATTTGGGAACTCCTCCCAGTGGAATGGAATAGAACCGCATGGCTTCCCCGTACTGGTTCCTCACATTGACCACCACATTGTTATTCCTGACCAGTGACGGGGATTTAACAAACCTGAAATCCATGGAGTGTTCAATCTCTTCCTCCTGGATCCTCAGTTCATCATGAGACCAGTGATCCTCCCCGGAAATCTTTACCTCGCGCCCCTGCCTGGCCACGGAGATCACCACAATACTGCCATCAAAATCCCAGTCAAAATTAGAGATCCGGACCGACGTGGTTCCTGCATCCACATAAGGATAGATATGGGCCACTTCATCCACCACATTGTGCATTCTGAAGGAGTATTCATAGGCAAAGGCATTCGCATTTTCAATGCTCCGGTTTTCGGTGGCACTGGTACTCAGGTAGTACCGGTACATATTCCCGTCATCGCCCGACACCCCTTCGCAGATCACCTTGAAAATGTAACTTTTAAACTCCTCCACAAACTCCCCCTGAGCCGGATTAAAAGGCCCGAAGCTAAACCAGTTGTTGTCATAGCGGGGGTTGGCGGTGAAGGCCCTGGTAGCCAGAAGTGTGCCGCTTTTATAATTTCCGACGGGACTGGTCTCTTTGGCAGCCGGATTGGACCAGTTGCCCTCACCTCCGAAAACCTCGAACACACAGCGGGTATCAAATACTCCTGCAATCTCATCAATCTCTCCGCCTGTATCGGGATCAAAGACCCGGATAAAAAAAGGCTGATCGTAATCTTCCGGGATCTGGAAAAAAAATGTCTGGGAAAAATCATCATCGCCCCAATCGGTATCCGCCGACTTTCCGAAAGTCATCAGGTAAAGGATGTTCTCCTCCACGTTGGGGACCGGCTGAGAATAACCCATCGCACACATTACCAATAATATAAAAGCGCTTATTATTCTGCTCATTTTCCTCAAATTTCAATATTTCCTAAAAATATGCAAAATCCATGCAACTTTGACCAAGAGTTATTAAACATGCATGTATGCGTGAACGAAAAAAAGAGGGGACTATGGTGCCTGGGGAAGCACCAGGATATCCTTATAACTTACCCTCAGCTCAGGAGTGTCTTTCCTGTTTCTCTTTCGCTCCTCAACTCCAAGCATGACCCGGTACCTACCCGGGTAAAGGTAGCTGTGCGTCACCTGTAATCCCTCTCCGTAGGTTCCGTCTCCGAACTCCCAGAGATATCTGCCTGCAGAAAATCCCGGCAGATAGGTCTCGCTGCCATCAAAGAGGACCGGGGTGTTCACCGTGGTGGTATCGGTACATAGGATCACTGCCTGTTCGTGCAGCCTGATGGGCAGGGATTTTGTATCCTGAACAACCAGGGTATCCAGCTGAAGATCATGTACCATTAATTTGCATTCGTAAACTCCCGGCTCCGGAAACTGGTAAATAACTTCATGACCGGGCAGCTCCAGGGTATCATTGATAAGCCAGAAGTAGGAAAACAGCTCGGTATCCACGGTATCCAGATTCTTGTCGCGAAGCAGGTATTTGTAATAGGTTCTGCGGATGGGTTCCGGCGATTCAAATACAGGAATATCTGTATGAAAGGTGAAGATATCCTTGGTCCCGCCCCTCCCGTCGCTGGTCAGGTAACCTTCCTTAAAATCTTCGCTGAACCAGATATGGTAATCATTGGAAAGGGTATTAAAAGGAGCTCCCAGCCGGACGGCCTTGGCCCACTTTCCTTCCACACTGGCCGTCTCAAAGAGATCAAAGCCCGCCACATGGTTGTCATGGCCATCCGATGAAAAATAGAGCCTGCCTGAAGGGTGAATCACCGGGTAGATCTCATTATCGGGGGTATTCACTCCGGGACCCAGATTTTCCGGCTTGCTCCAGGCTCCCCCCCTGAGTCTGGACCGGTAAATATCAAATCCGCCCATTCCTCCCTCAAAATTTGCTGAAAAAAAGAGGGTCCGTCCATCGCCGGAGAGCGAGGGGGAGAAGAGCCAGGCCACATCATCGTTAAATTCAAAGGCCCTTTCGTTCACCCATTCCCCATTCACATATTCGGCAAAATAGAGACCGAGGGGATCCATCCTGCCCAGGGACGGTCGTTGTTGGGAAAACACCATGGTCTTAAAATCGGCCGTGAAAGAAACCGGCCCTTCATGCTTCTGGCTGACCAGTTCAGACCGGAAGTGCCTTTTCTTTCCTCCGCTCTCCATTAAAAATATGGTATAGAGCTTCCTGCCCTGAGCATCGGTCGGACTGCTGGCTCCCACGCTGTTCGATTCAGTGATATAAACAATGCCCCCTTCATCATAAGGAATGGCAGCAGCTTCATGAAGCCCCGTGGAGATTCTGGTCTGCTTCCGCAACTGGTAATAATCCTGACCCAGCGCCAGGGGGAGCAGGATCAGGAGGGACCATATAACA
The Bacteroidales bacterium genome window above contains:
- a CDS encoding PKD domain-containing protein, whose amino-acid sequence is MKRAILVIWSLLILLPLALGQDYYQLRKQTRISTGLHEAAAIPYDEGGIVYITESNSVGASSPTDAQGRKLYTIFLMESGGKKRHFRSELVSQKHEGPVSFTADFKTMVFSQQRPSLGRMDPLGLYFAEYVNGEWVNERAFEFNDDVAWLFSPSLSGDGRTLFFSANFEGGMGGFDIYRSRLRGGAWSKPENLGPGVNTPDNEIYPVIHPSGRLYFSSDGHDNHVAGFDLFETASVEGKWAKAVRLGAPFNTLSNDYHIWFSEDFKEGYLTSDGRGGTKDIFTFHTDIPVFESPEPIRRTYYKYLLRDKNLDTVDTELFSYFWLINDTLELPGHEVIYQFPEPGVYECKLMVHDLQLDTLVVQDTKSLPIRLHEQAVILCTDTTTVNTPVLFDGSETYLPGFSAGRYLWEFGDGTYGEGLQVTHSYLYPGRYRVMLGVEERKRNRKDTPELRVSYKDILVLPQAP